A portion of the Tachysurus fulvidraco isolate hzauxx_2018 chromosome 8, HZAU_PFXX_2.0, whole genome shotgun sequence genome contains these proteins:
- the nat9 gene encoding N-acetyltransferase 9 has translation MRLNEDTLLEGSNVVLVPYNTEHVPRYHQWMTSEELQKLTASEPLTLDQEYDMQRSWREDDDKCTFIVLDKQRWTDPSFSEEECMVGDVNLFLTDPSDPSLAELEIMIAEPSYRGRGYGKEVTCMMMHYGINKLGIKKYEVKIGLENRISVEMFRKLQFQELSVSEVFQEVTLGLTVNEASWEELLGGTDIEGREYRKTRDSRHRAKHSTTTGADGN, from the exons ATGCGGCTGAATGAAGACACTTTACTGGAAGGCAGCAATGTTGTGTTGGTTCCCTACAACACTGAACATGTTCCCAG ATATCACCAGTGGATGACGTCAGAGGAGCTGCAGAAACTCACGGCGTCTGAACCTCTAACCCTGGACCAGGAATATGACATGCAGAGAAGCTGGAGAGAGGATGATGATA AGTGCACGTTCATCGTCCTGGACAAACAGAGATGGACAGATCCAAGCTTCTCAGAGGAAGAGTGTATGGTGGGAGACGTCAACCTTTTCCTGACTGACCCCAGTGACCCGTCACTGGCTGAGCTGGAGATCATGATAGCAG AGCCCAGCTACAGAGGCAGAGGTTATGGCAAAGAAGTGACATGTATGATGATGCATTACG GCATCAACAAACTCGGCATCAAGAAATACGAAGTGAAAATCGGCTTGGAAAACCGGATCAGTGTAGAGATGTTCAGAAAGCTCCAGTTTCAAGAG CTATCCGTCAGCGAGGTGTTTCAGGAAGTGACTCTTGGCCTGACTGTGAACGAGGCATCATGGGAAGAGCTGCTGGGCGGCACGGATATCGAGGGAAGAGAGTACAGGAAAACGCGGGACTCCAGGCACAGAGCTAAACATTCAACAACCACCGGCGCCGACGGGAACTGA
- the lrrc59 gene encoding leucine-rich repeat-containing protein 59, producing MNKAKVESLRDKVDGNELDLSLCNLTEVPVKELAAVPKATVLDLSCNNLTTLTPDFCMLTHLVKVDLSKNQLVSLPEEIGQLSSLQHLDLYNNKLTMLPLSFCQLRSLKWLDLKDNPLEPTLAKAAGDCLYEKQCRQCAGQVLQHMKFLQEEADKERERRLLKEKEQEKKREARQKEREAREREAQKKKKAEEKERKRKEYEAQVAAQAAQEQQKKKKEEKKKRASQNQDKKKVSGPAPQTRRSACSRIFSLFLRIVFLLIVSTAAVIGTCRVTELKKEAFCAPVNLYTDEVLSWARSLDVVQQVMQKISDLQQ from the exons ATGAATAAAGCCAAAGTCGAGAGTCTTCGAGACAAAGTGGATGGAAATGAGCTGGACCTCAGTCTGTGTAACCTCACAgaagtcccagtgaaggagctT GCTGCTGTTCCCAAAGCCACAGTACTGGACCTTTCCTGTAACAATCTCACAACCCTAACT CCTGAtttctgtatgctgactcaccTGGTTAAAGTCGACCTGAGCAAGAATCAGCTGGTGAGCCTGCCAGAGGAGATCGGGCAACTTTCCAGCCTGCAGCATCTGGATCTGTACAACAACAAGCTGACCATGTTGCCTCTCAGCTTCTGCCAGCTAAGG AGTCTGAAGTGGCTGGACCTTAAAGACAACCCTCTGGAGCCGACGCTGGCCAAAGCTGCAGGCGACTGTCTGTATGAGAAACAGTGCAGGCAGTGTGCAGGGCAG GTTCTCCAACACATGAAGTTTCTCCAGGAAGAAGCAGATAAGGAGCGAGAACGCCGGCTACTGAAGGAGAAAG aacaagagaagaaaagagaagcgaggcagaaggagagagaggccagagaaagagaagcacagaaaaagaaaaaggcagaggagaaggagaggaaaAGGAAGGAATACGAAGCGCAGGTGGCTGCTCAGGCTGCACAGGAacaacagaaaaagaagaaagaggagaagaaaaagagagccAGCCAAAATCAAG ATAAAAAGaaggtctccggtcctgctcctCAGACCAGACGCTCTGCGTGCTCTCggatcttctctctcttcctcaggATTGTCTTCTTGCTCATCGTCAGCACTGCAGCAGTGATCGGTACTTGTCGGGTCACTGAGCTGAAGAAGGAGGCGTTTTGTGCTCCTGTAAATCTGTACACAGATGAGGTGCTGAGCTGGGCTCGAAGCCTGGATGTGGTGCAACAAGTTATGCAGAAAATCTCTGACCTCCAACAATGA